The genomic DNA CATCTTTTTCAATAATTCTTAATCTGTCTGAATATGCTGGATCAGTTAAAAGACAACCTCCAGCAGGGCTAGGATATTCTTTTAGACCATAAGATTCAGCAATTGCCATTTGTCTATGTCTGCTTCTTCCTTGAATATCTAATAATTTTTCTCTATCTACCCAACCTTCAATTTCAGGTTTGCTAGGTGGAAGTAACTTAGCACAAAGAGGTCTAAGAATTAGATCATTCATTCCTGATAATTTTTTTACCTTTTCAAGTGCAGCAGAATTTTGTGACATTGGTCTTTGTCCTAAAACTTCACCTGAAATAACAAATTGAGCATCATATTTTTCAAGTAATTCTCCAGCTACTTTAAACATAAGAGAATGACAATCTATACATGGATTCATATTTTTTCCTCTTCCATATACAGGATTTTTAACTATTTCTGTATGTCTTTTTTCAAAATGTACATACTCTACTTTTATACCAAGTTGTTCAGCCATTTTTTCAGCTTTTTCATTTTTGCCACCAAAAAAGTGTGACACAAAATTTAACGCGATAACTTCAACACCTTGATCTTTAACTAATTTTATAGCTAAAGCACTATCTAATCCACCAGAAAATAATGCTAAAGCCTTTATTTTTTTACTCACTACTATTTTTCCTCTCTTCCGAAATTTTCAAAAATTCTAGGTTCTTCACTTTTCTTTCCTTCGTAGTATATTCTCATACTTTTAGGAAATATAGTATAAACCTTTTTACTAATTATAAGG from Fusobacterium hominis includes the following:
- a CDS encoding 7-cyano-7-deazaguanine synthase, giving the protein MSKKIKALALFSGGLDSALAIKLVKDQGVEVIALNFVSHFFGGKNEKAEKMAEQLGIKVEYVHFEKRHTEIVKNPVYGRGKNMNPCIDCHSLMFKVAGELLEKYDAQFVISGEVLGQRPMSQNSAALEKVKKLSGMNDLILRPLCAKLLPPSKPEIEGWVDREKLLDIQGRSRHRQMAIAESYGLKEYPSPAGGCLLTDPAYSDRLRIIEKDGLLTEENSSLFHLIKYSRFFRFAKGKYLFVGRDHEQNEKITELKDTGTLFLYGHKTPGPRMIGFGDLNEDEILFAKELFSRYSKGKGNTEVEVTINDKVYRVLPVDMEKLEQKIKMYQIVG